The Apibacter raozihei genome contains a region encoding:
- a CDS encoding GLPGLI family protein translates to MKRYLLNTIIIIITVFTPLHLYSQTYKIVYKTIFNLDKIKSESPEGEAVQNLNLFFSEPFTYNLYYKNGISLFLKDKSIQNKDNTKIIEIGANDQTYKNMQENLYVYQSDFFGKLFLVTDKLNNTKWKFTGDEKKIDSYTCKKATTLSESQGPITAWYTIDLAIPDGPENYCGLPGLIIELEQEYQTYKLVSIDFNSDYEIVKPTKGKAISQNDYNILLKEKIQEIQDGTIEETF, encoded by the coding sequence ATGAAAAGATACTTACTTAATACTATTATAATTATAATAACAGTTTTCACTCCGTTACACTTATACAGCCAAACATATAAAATAGTTTATAAAACTATTTTTAATTTAGACAAAATTAAAAGTGAAAGCCCAGAGGGAGAAGCAGTTCAAAATTTAAATTTATTTTTTTCGGAACCGTTTACTTATAATTTATATTATAAAAATGGAATTTCATTATTTTTAAAAGACAAGTCTATACAAAATAAAGACAACACTAAAATCATTGAAATTGGTGCAAATGATCAAACCTATAAAAATATGCAAGAAAATTTATATGTATATCAATCTGATTTTTTTGGAAAACTTTTTCTTGTAACAGACAAACTTAATAATACAAAGTGGAAATTTACAGGAGATGAAAAAAAGATTGATTCTTATACATGCAAAAAAGCCACGACTTTATCTGAAAGTCAAGGGCCTATAACTGCATGGTATACAATAGATTTAGCCATTCCGGACGGTCCGGAAAACTATTGTGGCCTGCCGGGATTAATTATTGAACTTGAACAGGAATACCAAACTTATAAACTTGTTTCAATTGATTTCAACTCCGATTATGAAATTGTAAAACCGACGAAAGGAAAAGCTATATCTCAAAATGATTATAATATTTTATTAAAAGAAAAAATTCAAGAAATACAGGACGGAACTATTGAAGAAACATTTTAA
- a CDS encoding DUF1634 domain-containing protein produces the protein MANLFTKSFWVERDVELLIGKLLRYGVIISSCITILGGLIYIYQHPHEKPNFEVFTGTSEYLREIPTIIPRVFEWDGLAIIQLGVAVLIATPIVRIAFSIFAFAVEKDRMYVIITCIVLAIILSNLFFGIEG, from the coding sequence ATGGCAAATTTATTTACTAAATCGTTTTGGGTAGAACGTGATGTTGAACTTCTTATTGGCAAATTATTACGCTATGGTGTAATAATTTCTTCCTGTATAACCATTTTGGGTGGTTTAATTTACATATATCAACACCCTCATGAAAAACCGAATTTTGAAGTATTTACCGGAACCTCTGAATATTTGAGGGAAATACCTACTATTATTCCCAGAGTCTTTGAATGGGATGGATTAGCTATCATTCAGTTGGGGGTTGCTGTCCTTATCGCAACTCCTATTGTCAGAATAGCTTTTTCAATCTTTGCTTTTGCTGTTGAAAAAGATCGTATGTACGTTATTATTACCTGCATAGTTCTGGCAATCATCCTTTCCAATTTATTTTTTGGTATCGAAGGATAA
- a CDS encoding type I phosphomannose isomerase catalytic subunit encodes MSLYPLLFQPSYHYRIWGGNKLTAFGKKITEENIGESWEISTVPGFVSKIANGAHKGRNLNDLITEYKEKLLGTEVYKKFGLDFPLLIKFLDADAPLSVQVHPDDVYAKKYHNSFGKTEMWYVLESDPESEIIVGFEPDVNKEIFLQKEKEGEIESVLRKIHPQKGDVVYIPAGRVHALGKGIMVAEIQQTSDITYRIYDYNRVDKDGKKRELHLQQAADVSDFSYIKDPFIHYNKTSDNELLVQSPYFTTSKKIIHELLKIEKSTNTFKIIIILEGKGVLESESGQIEINKGQTVLLPASLDEVTIKSLISQPLTLLEVHI; translated from the coding sequence ATGTCATTATATCCATTATTATTTCAGCCTTCTTACCACTATAGAATATGGGGAGGGAATAAATTAACTGCTTTTGGGAAAAAGATTACTGAAGAAAATATTGGAGAGAGCTGGGAGATATCTACTGTTCCGGGTTTTGTAAGTAAGATAGCAAATGGTGCTCATAAAGGACGTAATTTAAATGATTTAATAACTGAATATAAAGAAAAGCTTTTAGGTACTGAAGTTTATAAAAAATTTGGTTTGGACTTCCCTCTTCTGATAAAGTTTTTAGATGCTGATGCGCCTTTATCCGTACAGGTTCATCCGGATGACGTATATGCAAAAAAGTATCATAACTCTTTTGGTAAAACCGAAATGTGGTATGTATTAGAATCTGATCCTGAGTCAGAAATTATCGTGGGTTTCGAACCAGATGTGAATAAAGAAATTTTCTTACAAAAGGAAAAAGAAGGGGAAATTGAATCTGTTTTACGGAAAATTCACCCTCAAAAAGGTGATGTTGTATATATTCCTGCAGGCCGGGTTCATGCTTTAGGTAAAGGAATTATGGTTGCAGAAATTCAGCAAACCTCAGATATTACTTATCGTATCTATGATTATAATAGAGTAGATAAAGACGGTAAGAAAAGAGAACTGCATCTGCAACAAGCTGCAGATGTTTCTGATTTTTCATATATTAAGGATCCTTTTATACATTATAATAAAACTTCTGATAATGAGCTGTTGGTACAATCGCCATACTTTACAACTTCCAAAAAGATTATTCATGAATTGTTGAAAATTGAGAAATCAACTAATACATTTAAAATAATAATTATTTTAGAAGGAAAAGGGGTTTTAGAAAGTGAATCCGGTCAAATAGAAATAAACAAAGGTCAAACTGTTTTACTTCCAGCTTCGCTAGATGAAGTAACGATAAAATCTTTAATAAGCCAACCATTAACACTTTTAGAAGTTCATATTTAA
- a CDS encoding TonB-dependent receptor, producing the protein MSFKFICIFSASLIANFTIAQNLYFIEGKIYNSDDTAIPYASVQLTDSASNLTIGYSISDHEGYYKIEHIPSGNYHIEINHIEYNKSIESLFLSKSKTQNFNLYKKEKELEEITIINKLIKSKGDTISYNLNSFTNGHEEKLKDILNKLPGIEVNDGNIKVNGKIIDKLLINGNDFFGNNHKLATDNLNAQMIKSVDVLKNYQNSLLAKNLEGGQQTALNVDIKKEYQNKITGDISLFSSYKEMYNSQLNLFKFGSKSSISFIGNAGNTGKNGFTIDDYLKLNTDVRNELMNNEISSMKEMSDFLPNFLLTDNNIIKKNNQLGSLNISFIPNEKLKISAYSILNNVSQREKIFSEKLFLDNNSEISDKNNTKGNLLFNQTYLKINYDINNHISISYSGALEPAYNKGIGITESNNKINIHSYDENLSTKNLKFSQQFSFLYKFSEKNLVTFNLYQELKDDRNKYTISSSEPLFHYNNLSLQQRSYRKNDEKGIISKFTHKFSIFTLKGNLGYIWKRNIFKNTIVQELTNEHIPISTNYLFLKTGISNSTHFLQYLLDFEIRDYKLSFNPEKSKSTFFLPKAKLKLEFTPTHTLSIYYTKDITYLSADKFNQQNYLNDYYSLFTKSLIESNKELLNSTTGIEYLFLNLYNGTNLIINTNFNQTSNTPVTNNNSLNNYTVINYINSKNKKSWNVNLIFEAKLKFIKSRISFNNDYSLSFEDTFTNQEKDPMKSSFIFNEIALKSYSKKAFLNYESGIKLSNSISSYKNQKNSLKRSQITPFFNLYFKFSENLKGSWTNNYTVYRSGQIKKDIYNLGFKIIYKNKLSSWKYWIEGNDILNIAGSETIETSTTNNILQRNIYHKLPGYAGVGMSYNL; encoded by the coding sequence TTGTCTTTTAAATTTATATGTATATTTTCAGCCTCCCTTATTGCTAATTTTACGATTGCTCAAAATCTCTATTTTATCGAAGGGAAAATATATAATTCTGACGATACGGCTATACCTTATGCATCAGTTCAACTAACTGATTCAGCAAGCAACCTAACCATCGGATATAGTATTTCCGATCATGAAGGTTACTACAAAATTGAACATATTCCTTCCGGAAATTACCATATTGAGATAAATCATATTGAATACAATAAAAGTATAGAGAGTCTGTTTTTATCTAAAAGCAAAACTCAAAATTTCAATTTATATAAAAAAGAAAAAGAATTAGAAGAAATTACTATTATAAATAAACTTATAAAAAGTAAGGGAGATACTATTTCTTATAATTTAAATTCTTTTACCAACGGACATGAAGAAAAATTAAAAGATATTCTTAATAAATTACCAGGAATTGAAGTAAACGATGGAAATATAAAGGTAAACGGAAAAATTATTGACAAATTATTAATTAACGGAAACGACTTTTTTGGAAACAATCATAAACTAGCTACGGACAATTTAAATGCTCAGATGATTAAGTCCGTTGATGTATTAAAGAATTATCAAAATTCTCTACTAGCTAAAAACTTGGAAGGAGGCCAACAAACAGCCCTAAACGTAGATATAAAAAAGGAATATCAAAACAAAATTACCGGAGATATATCCTTATTTTCATCGTATAAAGAAATGTATAACTCTCAACTCAATTTATTTAAATTTGGATCTAAATCATCTATAAGTTTTATAGGAAATGCTGGAAATACCGGAAAAAACGGATTTACTATCGATGATTATCTGAAATTAAACACGGATGTCCGAAATGAACTTATGAATAACGAAATTTCTTCTATGAAAGAAATGAGTGATTTCCTTCCTAACTTTTTACTGACCGATAATAATATTATAAAAAAAAATAATCAATTGGGAAGTTTAAATATCTCTTTTATACCCAATGAGAAGTTAAAAATATCGGCTTATTCTATACTAAACAATGTAAGCCAAAGAGAAAAAATATTTTCAGAAAAATTATTTTTAGATAACAATTCAGAGATATCTGATAAAAACAACACAAAAGGAAATTTATTATTTAATCAGACGTATTTAAAAATTAACTATGATATTAATAACCATATATCAATATCCTATTCCGGAGCTTTGGAACCTGCTTACAATAAAGGAATTGGAATTACTGAATCAAATAATAAAATTAATATTCACTCTTACGATGAAAATTTATCTACTAAAAATTTAAAATTTTCTCAACAATTTAGTTTTTTATATAAATTTTCAGAAAAAAACTTAGTCACCTTTAATCTTTATCAGGAACTAAAAGATGATAGAAATAAATATACAATTTCCTCATCTGAACCTCTATTTCACTATAATAACCTTAGCCTACAACAAAGAAGTTATCGAAAAAATGACGAAAAAGGTATCATTTCTAAGTTTACTCATAAATTTAGTATATTTACTTTGAAAGGAAATTTGGGATATATATGGAAAAGAAATATATTTAAAAATACAATTGTTCAGGAGCTTACTAATGAACACATTCCTATATCAACTAATTATTTGTTCTTAAAAACCGGAATCAGTAATTCTACTCATTTTTTACAATACCTACTTGACTTTGAAATAAGAGACTATAAATTATCCTTTAATCCTGAAAAATCTAAATCTACTTTTTTTTTACCAAAAGCTAAGTTAAAACTTGAGTTTACTCCAACTCATACTCTTTCCATTTATTACACAAAAGATATTACATATCTCTCTGCTGATAAATTTAATCAACAAAATTATTTAAACGACTATTATAGCTTGTTTACAAAAAGTTTAATTGAAAGTAACAAAGAGCTTTTGAATTCAACCACAGGCATTGAGTATTTATTCTTAAATCTTTATAATGGTACAAATTTAATTATTAATACTAATTTTAATCAGACTTCAAACACTCCTGTAACAAATAACAATTCACTAAATAATTATACAGTTATTAATTACATAAACTCAAAAAATAAAAAATCATGGAATGTAAATCTGATATTTGAAGCTAAACTAAAATTTATTAAATCCAGAATCAGCTTTAACAATGATTATAGCCTTTCGTTTGAAGATACTTTCACAAATCAGGAAAAAGACCCCATGAAATCTTCATTTATTTTTAATGAAATAGCCTTAAAATCTTACAGTAAGAAAGCATTTTTAAATTATGAATCCGGTATTAAATTATCAAACAGTATTTCTAGTTATAAAAACCAAAAAAACTCACTAAAAAGATCTCAAATTACTCCTTTTTTCAATTTATACTTTAAATTTTCAGAAAACTTAAAAGGATCATGGACTAATAATTATACTGTTTACCGAAGTGGTCAGATAAAGAAAGATATTTATAATTTGGGCTTTAAAATCATATACAAAAATAAACTGTCTTCCTGGAAATACTGGATCGAAGGAAATGATATTTTAAATATAGCTGGTTCAGAAACAATTGAAACCTCTACCACTAATAATATTTTACAAAGAAATATTTATCATAAGCTGCCAGGTTATGCCGGAGTCGGAATGAGTTATAATTTGTAG
- a CDS encoding lysophospholipid acyltransferase family protein: MEFIRKILVIIWKIWFYILAALCTLFIGTTIYLLTYQKNDKLTYFFMRLWSYVLFYGMGFTYTLKYSQKLDPKKNYILVSNHTSVMDVALMFILHPNHPIVFVGKKELEKYPVFGRIFKKISISVDRSDKKSRADVFPAVKKTITLENKNVVLFPEGGVPDRDTILANFKDGAFISSLYCNAPIVVYAIHNLNNMFPFVFTLGYPGKVKVERLDILYPLNKSKEELKDQTYHLIYEQIKDTPIIHPELK, translated from the coding sequence ATGGAATTTATAAGAAAAATTTTAGTCATTATTTGGAAAATATGGTTTTATATTCTGGCAGCCTTATGTACCCTTTTTATCGGTACAACCATTTATTTGTTAACGTACCAGAAAAATGATAAACTGACCTATTTTTTTATGAGATTGTGGTCATATGTTTTGTTTTATGGAATGGGTTTTACTTATACTCTTAAGTACAGCCAAAAACTGGATCCTAAAAAAAATTATATTTTAGTGTCAAATCATACATCTGTTATGGATGTAGCATTAATGTTTATTCTTCATCCCAATCATCCTATTGTATTTGTAGGTAAAAAGGAACTGGAGAAGTACCCTGTTTTTGGAAGAATTTTTAAGAAGATTTCAATTTCGGTAGATCGATCAGATAAAAAAAGCAGAGCGGATGTGTTTCCGGCTGTTAAGAAAACTATTACTCTGGAAAATAAAAATGTGGTTCTTTTCCCCGAGGGAGGTGTGCCTGACAGAGATACTATTCTCGCAAATTTTAAAGATGGAGCATTTATATCTTCTCTTTACTGTAATGCGCCCATAGTTGTTTATGCTATTCATAATCTTAATAATATGTTTCCGTTTGTATTTACTCTAGGTTATCCCGGAAAAGTGAAGGTGGAAAGGTTAGATATTTTGTATCCTTTAAATAAATCAAAAGAAGAGTTAAAAGATCAAACATATCATCTGATTTATGAACAAATTAAAGATACTCCGATTATCCATCCGGAACTTAAATAG
- a CDS encoding FUSC family protein has translation MRIAFVMLMPMIIGILFNRLDIGVLASSGALVAGIGDNPGTIKIKLYTQSIGAVFYFLVVLISQLLLPYTSHVVSFGLWVTFSGFFFSLLFIYGSRAVSISTSALLCIVYACSFQSHDIFTNTLAMMSGVVFYGIVSLGLWRIQPYRVIEQKLSENIKQLGEYTDLLYHYFLIKSNSPEKKQKLNDILIKIFEKQEKIHATHEDIRENLFRLRINAKSFSAKGRRMTLIFSALIDLYEQLISLNIQDDKLIYSLEKSGLKQDFTTGLLNMRLILDGINWSINLHKKVTITIDTSLLTKFKEHILNIENGSVACRDVNVHALKHVRFIFRSFYKQTQIIKSIINGNFSNEKTTYEDLQLEKFTQEYNYNFTTLKANLNLRSNIFRHALRVSMAILLSYFICIALEIKYFSWVYLTIILILKPVYGNTKNYAIQRLQGTAAGAVITLLLLLLTQNVYVITFLTVICIVGAYSFIPINYKVGVAFVTIFVILLIFLEHQGSDNWINIYHRLGGTAIAVIIAFILSFLFLPTWEYKILPTLISKLLNYNLNYFKKLTFNLQHEDKLSDTEVKLARKDVLLGTSNLSSSFQRIISEPSLSKDYKSDIYNIQTLINLLSTRISALRTYTFTSQKNTITETDNRLIQLIEQTLTNCISLIQNRNPGEESNWLEEEFNLNLNNQSLNTYQLKEIYILSQQIYNYVKKLKEFHEWKNSQFEFSL, from the coding sequence TTGAGAATAGCTTTTGTAATGCTTATGCCTATGATTATTGGTATTTTGTTTAACCGTTTGGACATTGGCGTACTGGCTTCTTCTGGTGCTTTGGTAGCAGGAATAGGAGATAATCCGGGAACTATTAAAATAAAACTTTATACTCAGTCTATAGGAGCTGTATTTTATTTTTTGGTCGTTCTAATCAGTCAGTTGTTATTGCCTTATACCTCTCATGTCGTGTCTTTTGGTTTATGGGTAACTTTTAGTGGTTTCTTTTTTTCACTTTTATTTATCTATGGTTCCCGAGCAGTAAGCATTAGTACTTCTGCGTTATTATGTATTGTATATGCCTGTAGTTTTCAATCACATGATATATTTACGAATACTTTAGCCATGATGTCCGGTGTTGTGTTTTACGGAATTGTTTCACTGGGTCTTTGGCGTATTCAACCCTATCGCGTTATAGAGCAAAAGCTTAGTGAGAATATTAAACAGTTAGGAGAATATACCGACCTTCTCTATCATTATTTTCTGATAAAAAGTAATTCACCGGAAAAGAAGCAAAAACTAAACGATATTCTTATTAAAATTTTTGAAAAACAGGAAAAAATTCATGCTACCCATGAAGATATACGTGAAAATCTCTTTCGACTGCGTATTAACGCAAAAAGCTTTTCCGCTAAAGGAAGGAGAATGACACTTATTTTCAGTGCTTTGATAGATTTATATGAGCAGCTCATTTCTTTAAATATCCAAGATGATAAGCTTATTTACTCGCTGGAAAAAAGCGGATTAAAGCAGGATTTTACTACCGGTTTATTAAATATGAGGCTGATTCTTGATGGTATTAACTGGTCTATAAATTTACATAAAAAAGTTACTATTACTATAGATACTTCTTTGCTTACTAAGTTTAAAGAACATATTTTAAATATTGAAAACGGTAGTGTTGCCTGTAGGGATGTTAATGTTCATGCGTTAAAACATGTAAGATTTATTTTCAGATCCTTTTACAAACAAACCCAAATTATTAAATCCATTATCAACGGAAACTTCAGTAATGAAAAAACAACTTATGAGGATTTACAATTAGAAAAATTTACACAAGAATACAATTATAATTTTACCACATTAAAAGCTAATTTAAACTTACGTTCCAATATATTCAGGCATGCCTTACGTGTAAGCATGGCAATACTTTTATCATATTTTATATGTATTGCCTTGGAAATCAAATATTTTTCATGGGTTTACCTGACCATTATACTTATCCTTAAACCTGTATACGGAAATACAAAGAACTATGCTATTCAACGTTTACAAGGAACGGCTGCCGGGGCAGTTATTACTTTGCTTTTGCTTTTACTGACTCAAAACGTTTATGTTATTACTTTTCTGACGGTTATCTGTATTGTAGGTGCTTATAGTTTTATTCCCATCAATTACAAGGTAGGAGTTGCTTTTGTAACTATTTTTGTCATCCTTTTAATTTTCTTGGAACATCAGGGGAGCGATAATTGGATTAATATATATCACAGACTGGGAGGAACTGCCATTGCCGTAATTATAGCTTTTATTCTCAGTTTTCTCTTTTTACCTACCTGGGAGTATAAAATTCTCCCCACTCTCATCAGTAAATTATTAAATTATAATTTAAATTATTTTAAAAAACTGACTTTTAATTTACAACATGAAGATAAATTATCTGATACTGAGGTTAAATTGGCCCGAAAGGATGTTTTGTTAGGAACTTCAAATTTATCCAGTTCTTTTCAACGAATTATATCTGAACCTTCTTTATCTAAAGATTATAAATCTGATATTTATAATATTCAGACACTTATAAACTTACTTTCTACGAGAATTTCTGCATTAAGAACTTATACTTTTACATCGCAAAAAAATACAATTACAGAAACAGATAATCGTTTGATACAATTAATCGAGCAAACATTAACCAATTGTATTAGCTTGATACAAAACAGGAATCCTGGAGAAGAAAGCAACTGGCTGGAAGAGGAATTTAATTTGAATTTAAATAATCAAAGTTTAAATACTTATCAGCTTAAAGAAATTTATATACTTTCCCAACAAATATATAACTACGTAAAAAAATTAAAAGAATTTCATGAATGGAAAAATTCTCAATTCGAATTTTCTTTGTGA
- a CDS encoding YqaA family protein — protein MLDGLIEYGYYGLFLASFLAATILPFSSEVVLGGILAIGGEPWLCVIIATLGNSLGGMTNYFLGKLGKIEWIEKYLKIKKDKIDKMHNWLEGKGASMAFFSFLPVVGDIIPVALGYMRANIFIVTFSMFLGKLARYIIIMYGVEWFK, from the coding sequence ATGTTAGATGGATTGATAGAATATGGGTATTATGGGTTATTTTTAGCTTCATTTCTAGCAGCTACAATTTTACCATTTAGTTCTGAGGTAGTGTTAGGGGGAATTTTAGCAATAGGAGGTGAACCTTGGCTTTGTGTTATTATAGCAACCCTTGGAAATAGTTTAGGAGGAATGACTAATTATTTTTTGGGTAAGCTGGGTAAGATTGAATGGATTGAAAAATACCTGAAAATAAAGAAAGATAAAATTGATAAAATGCATAATTGGTTAGAAGGTAAAGGAGCATCCATGGCTTTTTTTTCATTTCTTCCGGTTGTTGGCGATATAATTCCGGTTGCTTTAGGGTATATGAGAGCTAATATTTTTATAGTAACATTCTCTATGTTTTTAGGTAAATTGGCTCGTTATATAATCATAATGTATGGTGTTGAGTGGTTTAAATAG